AGGGCGCTACGTTCTCAGGAATAATACGACCATTCATTAAAGGCCAAGTATTATATATGGTGCCTGCGTCTAATCCTGCTGTAAATGCTCCATAAATGATTTGCAAGCCCAGGAGGCTGAATCCAAGAAGTAATATTCTTTTGGTACTGATTGGGAAAATATCTACTGGCTCTAGATCCTTTGTTCTTGTTTTAACAATTAAGTAGGTCCAGTAGACATAGCAGAATAAAGTAAAGGCTGCAGAAAGGTGAATAGCTAGACGATAATGGCTAACATCGGGATTTTCGGAAAGTCCACTGCTAACCATAAACCAACCTAGGGATCCTACGGCACCTCCACCTAGCAAGATCCAAATTCCTCTTTTCTTGAGTTTTGCATCGAAATAACCTTTACGCCAAAAAATAACAAAGGGTATAAAAAACACGAAGCCCATTAACCTCCCCCAAAGGCGGTGAATGTATTCCCAAAAATAGATCCACTTAAAATCACTAATGGTAAAATGAGCGTGTCTTAATTGATATTCGGGAATTTGCTTGTATTTATCAAAAGCTTCCTCCCATTGCGCTTCGTTAAGCGGTGGAATGGTACCCTTGATCACATTCCATTCTGTAATGCTTAATCCAGAATCGGTTAAGCGAGTAATTCCACCAATCATAACCATAACGGTTATCATCACACACCCGGTAATTAACCAGGTTTTAACTGGGTTTAGGGATTTTATATTCGGCATGTTATTTCAAAAAAAAAGGCTCCTCGTAAGAGAAACCTTTGAAAATGATCAATTGTTTAGAAGCACTATCTGAAAATTGCTCTATTTAAAACCTCAAAAATGTTCGGCAAACTTGGAAGAGAGATTTTTTTATCCAATTTGTTTTCCTCTGCATTTTTAATTTCTTCTTCCTCGTCGCTTACCTCCTCGAATGAAGTTTCAGTAACAACTATTTCTATGGAGTTAACTCTATATTGTCCGTTGTTCAATTTTTCAATTGCCGCAACTAGTTCTTTTTCGGTAACCTTTTTAGCATCGAAATCTACTTCAGCTAATCCTGCTTTATTTTCTGGATTGAAAGAAACATCGGCCATGCTAACTCCGTCAAGTTTCTTAAGGCTATTCTTAATTAACCCTCCACACATAACCTCGCAAGACATTCCTTTAACGCCCAACTTAGCAATGCTAGAAGTGTTATCGCCCTTAACGTAGCTGTATTTCACCTCAACAGGATCGCTATGAACATCTGCACTTTCGGTAGAGCTACAACCTAAAATTAAGGCCGATAAAATAAGAGACAAAAAGATTCTCATAATCTAAAACTTTGCACAAAAATAAGATAATATTTGCCACGCAATTGGAGTTAACAAAATTTACGCGGTGAAAAGTGCGGGTTGGATTGCCTCTAGGCTAGGATTACTAGCCGCAATTTGGGGCTCATCATTTATATTAATTAAGCGAGGATTATACAACGCAACTGGTGATGTGGTTTTTACGGGATTTCAGGTTGGCTTTCTACGAATTACACTTGCAGCGCTTGTTCTTCTTCCCTTCGCACTTAGATCTTTTAAAAAGGTAAAGAAAAAAGAGTGGGTCCCGCTTATCGTTGCTGGATGCGTTGGAAATGGCATGCCTGCCTTATTATTTGCAATT
The genomic region above belongs to Luteibaculum oceani and contains:
- a CDS encoding heavy-metal-associated domain-containing protein, with the protein product MRIFLSLILSALILGCSSTESADVHSDPVEVKYSYVKGDNTSSIAKLGVKGMSCEVMCGGLIKNSLKKLDGVSMADVSFNPENKAGLAEVDFDAKKVTEKELVAAIEKLNNGQYRVNSIEIVVTETSFEEVSDEEEEIKNAEENKLDKKISLPSLPNIFEVLNRAIFR
- a CDS encoding COX15/CtaA family protein; translated protein: MPNIKSLNPVKTWLITGCVMITVMVMIGGITRLTDSGLSITEWNVIKGTIPPLNEAQWEEAFDKYKQIPEYQLRHAHFTISDFKWIYFWEYIHRLWGRLMGFVFFIPFVIFWRKGYFDAKLKKRGIWILLGGGAVGSLGWFMVSSGLSENPDVSHYRLAIHLSAAFTLFCYVYWTYLIVKTRTKDLEPVDIFPISTKRILLLGFSLLGLQIIYGAFTAGLDAGTIYNTWPLMNGRIIPENVAPFDSFWQNFTDHKDGVQFIHRNLALIVAGITLFLAYKLKTQGISGRSWFWISIIVIAQVLLGIITLIDANSGDVSVFWGTLHQLGALLLLIQYLQVSFRMYAKPRISAHNRKVN